The stretch of DNA TCCTTCCTCGAAGGGCTGACCGAGCCGCCCGAGCCCGGCATGACCAGGACCGAGGTCACCTATCCCCTGATCGAGCTGCTCCTGCCCGAGCTTGAGGAGTTCCTCGTCTACGTCTGGCGGCGCCAGCTCGCGGCCGCGACCGGGCGGGTCGTACAGGCGGCGGACGACGAGGAGATGGTCGACAGACGGCTCGCCGTCGGCTTCGCCGATCTTGTCGGGTTCACCCGGCTGACCAGGCGCATGGAGGAGGAAGAGGTCGGGGAGCTGGTCGAGGCGTTCGAGACGACCGCCGCCGACCTCGTGGCCGCCCGTGGCGGGCGCCTGATCAAGACCCTCGGTGACGAGGTGCTCTTCTCCACCGACGACGCCGGGGTCGCCGCCGAGATCGCCCTGCGGCTCATCGAGACGATGGAGCACGACGAGACGATGCCCGAGCTGCGTGTCGGGATCGCCTTCGGGACGGTGGCGACCCGGATGGGCGACGTCTTCGGCACCACCGTCAACCTCGCGAGCCGCCTCACGTCGATAGCGCCGAAGGACGCCGTCCTGGTCGACGGGGCCTTCGCCGAGGAACTGACCCGTACGGGTGAGGCCCCCGCCTCCGAGACCGCGGC from Streptomyces tsukubensis encodes:
- a CDS encoding adenylate/guanylate cyclase domain-containing protein, which translates into the protein MEGLILGAERRYTPFQAARTAGVSMELASRFWRAMGFADIGQAKALTEADVLALRRLAGLVEAGLLSEAMAVQVARSTGQTTARLAEWQIDSFLEGLTEPPEPGMTRTEVTYPLIELLLPELEEFLVYVWRRQLAAATGRVVQAADDEEMVDRRLAVGFADLVGFTRLTRRMEEEEVGELVEAFETTAADLVAARGGRLIKTLGDEVLFSTDDAGVAAEIALRLIETMEHDETMPELRVGIAFGTVATRMGDVFGTTVNLASRLTSIAPKDAVLVDGAFAEELTRTGEAPASETAAAEEAATAEKEGEKPPAYNFALQPMWQRPVRGLGVVEPWLLTRRG